In Dermacentor albipictus isolate Rhodes 1998 colony chromosome 6, USDA_Dalb.pri_finalv2, whole genome shotgun sequence, the following proteins share a genomic window:
- the LOC139046896 gene encoding uncharacterized protein, with translation MEMDLCAPHDDSYTHLLLLEEYCLLKKRKALLELRVPRRWWVRPIWENRKEESEFHTAMPLLMNADTEYFQKYYKMSTEKFEELHALVEGPLTKPFVVREPIPSRARLAMTLRYMASGMQIQDIALAFRVGISTADIIIRETCKVLWEILQPICLKVPTTSDWQKVAEGFFEKWNFPNCVGAVDGKHVQIQAPPNSGSLYFNYKGTYSIVLMAIADSNLKFILVDVGAYGRQSDGGTLGASRLGKFLERGLLGLPAPKCLPETSTVAPHVFVGDEAFQLRPDFLRPYPGRGLDEGKRIFNYRLSRARRCVENAFGVMASRFRIFRRVINLHPENADYVVMAACVLHNFLSEDAAYMPPNYADSEDCYGNVTEGQWREEDTQAMLELAPPVGHNYSRSAAATREIFKNYFNSTQGAVPWQWASAGLRH, from the exons ATGGAGATGGATTTATGTGCGCCGCATGACGATTCCTACACGCATCTCCTTTTGCTCGAGGAGTACTGCCTTTTAAAAAAACGGAAAGCTTTGCTCGAGCTCCGGGTTCCACGGCGTTGGTGGGTGAGACCCATCTGGGAGAATCGGAAGGAGGAATCCGAGTTCCACACCGCG ATGCCGCTGCTCATGAACGCCGACACGGAGTATTTTCAGAAGTACTATAAGATGTCGACAGAAAAGTTTGAGGAGCTCCATGCCCTCGTTGAAGGGCCGCTTACGAAGCCCTTCGTTGTGCGGGAACCTATACCGTCACGCGCACGACTTGCAATGACTCTCAG GTACATGGCATCAGGGATGCAAATTCAAGATATCGCCCTGGCATTCAGAGTGGGCATCTCAACAGCTGATATTATTATCCGCGAGACTTGCAAGGTGTTGTGGGAAATTCTTCAGCCCATTTGTCTCAAG GTGCCAACTACTTCCGATTGGCAGAAGGTAGCCGAAGGATTTTTTGAAAAATGGAACTTCCCGAATTGTGTAGGTGCCGTGGATGGGAAACACGTGCAGATTCAGGCCCCACCAAATTCAGGCAGCCTATACTTCAACTATAAA GGCACATACTCTATAGTACTTATGGCTATAGCAGACAGCAATCTGAAGTTTATCCTAGTAGACGTTGGGGCCTATGGGCGGCAGAGCGATGGCGGAACACTCGGAGCCTCAAGGCTAGGGAAATTCTTGGAACGTGGCCTCCTCGGTCTCCCGGCACCAAAATGCCTACCAGAGACTTCAACGGTGGCACCCCACGTTTTCGTAGGGGACGAAGCGTTCCAGCTTCGCCCCGACTTTCTTCGGCCTTACCCAGGTAGAGGCCTAGATGAAGGCAAACGAATATTCAACTATCGGCTCAGTCGTGCAAG GAGGTGTGTTGAAAACGCATTCGGGGTGATGGCCTCGAGGTTTCGAATTTTTCGCCGAGTTATTAACCTGCACCCCGAGAATGCAGATTACGTGGTAATGGCTGCATGTGTGCTGCACAATTTTCTGAGTGAAGATGCAGCTTACATGCCACCGAACTATGCGGACTCGGAAGACTGCTACGGTAACGTGACTGAAGGCCAGTGGCGGGAAGAAGACACCCAAGCCATGCTTGAATTGGCGCCTCCGGTGGGCCACAACTACAGTCGCAGTGCAGCTGCAACAAGGGAGATTTTCAAGAACTATTTTAATAGCACGCAAGGAGCCGTGCCATGGCAGTGGGCATCAGCTGGACTGCGGCACTGA